Proteins from a genomic interval of Candidatus Krumholzibacteriia bacterium:
- a CDS encoding VOC family protein: MGIQGIDHVQLAMPAGREAEAREFYSRLLGLPEVPKPLALAQRGGAWFESGSVNIHLGVEADSRPARKAHPALLGRDLSVLVECLREAGVDVVEEPLPGFSRFYVADPFGNRIELMEPMP; this comes from the coding sequence ATGGGGATCCAAGGGATCGACCATGTGCAGCTGGCGATGCCGGCTGGCCGAGAGGCAGAAGCCCGCGAGTTCTACTCTAGACTCCTAGGTCTTCCCGAGGTTCCGAAGCCGCTCGCCCTCGCGCAACGGGGTGGCGCCTGGTTCGAGAGCGGGTCGGTCAATATTCATCTCGGGGTCGAAGCAGACTCTCGTCCTGCCCGGAAGGCGCATCCGGCCCTGCTCGGGCGCGACCTCTCGGTGCTGGTCGAGTGTCTTCGCGAAGCGGGTGTTGATGTAGTGGAAGAGCCTCTCCCCGGTTTTTCTCGCTTTTACGTCGCTGATCCCTTCGGGAATCGCATCGAGCTGATGGAGCCCATGCCGTGA
- a CDS encoding SDR family oxidoreductase — MLVLVVGGTRGTGLLAARLLQQQGYGVRVLARDPRGVKAHTGPSIEIVQGDVTKAETLVPAVQGVRAILYTAGVRSGHWAGEDRIKHTDFEGVTHTLSAARTAGSVERFVYMTSIGGVAPSFSATLLNLVKRNVLKWRRRAEDAIRVSGMNYSVVRAGFLVNAPGGGRSVQISQGDLPLGPRYRIARADVAEVLVEALYHGGASHATFEVVWGDGPRRQGVAEMLSRLRPDSTTA; from the coding sequence ATGCTCGTTCTTGTCGTCGGTGGCACCCGCGGAACTGGGCTGCTTGCCGCGCGTTTGCTCCAGCAGCAGGGCTACGGCGTCCGCGTGCTGGCAAGAGATCCGAGGGGAGTGAAAGCGCACACCGGCCCGAGCATCGAGATCGTCCAAGGCGACGTCACGAAAGCGGAGACTCTCGTGCCGGCCGTGCAGGGCGTCCGGGCCATCCTGTACACGGCGGGGGTTCGCAGTGGGCATTGGGCTGGAGAGGATCGGATCAAGCACACCGATTTCGAAGGGGTCACGCACACCTTGTCGGCCGCTCGCACTGCTGGTTCTGTGGAGCGCTTCGTCTACATGACTTCGATCGGTGGGGTCGCGCCGTCGTTCTCGGCGACGCTTCTGAACCTGGTCAAGCGCAACGTGCTCAAGTGGCGCCGGCGCGCCGAAGACGCGATTCGCGTGAGCGGCATGAACTACTCCGTCGTGCGCGCTGGATTCCTGGTGAATGCGCCCGGAGGGGGGCGCTCCGTACAGATCAGCCAAGGCGACCTGCCGCTCGGGCCGCGTTATCGGATCGCCCGAGCCGACGTAGCGGAAGTCCTCGTGGAGGCGCTTTACCATGGTGGGGCGTCGCACGCGACCTTCGAGGTGGTCTGGGGAGATGGGCCCCGTCGACAAGGAGTCGCGGAGATGTTGAGCCGGCTCCGGCCGGACTCCACAACGGCCTAG
- a CDS encoding cupin domain-containing protein, translating to MSSKPLVLRPADRKPALTVLGTQVAVLASGADIEDQQITVQSGDEGTGPPPHSHDWDETFYVTQGQVVFTCADETTRCAAGTLVHVPAGTVHAFQYGSGGGEVLEITGKRSNAVPMFTALDREIPPGSLDVAKAIQVLGQNGVKVHM from the coding sequence ATGAGTTCAAAGCCGCTTGTCCTCAGACCAGCCGATCGCAAGCCAGCTCTTACCGTCCTCGGCACTCAGGTCGCTGTTCTCGCCTCAGGAGCAGATATTGAAGATCAGCAGATCACGGTGCAGTCGGGTGACGAAGGAACGGGACCACCGCCACACAGCCACGATTGGGACGAGACGTTCTACGTGACCCAGGGCCAGGTGGTATTCACCTGTGCGGATGAAACCACCCGGTGCGCTGCAGGTACGCTCGTCCATGTTCCGGCCGGTACCGTTCATGCATTTCAGTATGGTTCGGGTGGCGGTGAGGTGCTGGAAATCACCGGGAAACGAAGCAATGCGGTGCCGATGTTCACTGCACTGGATCGCGAGATTCCACCCGGATCGCTGGATGTCGCAAAAGCGATCCAAGTGCTGGGTCAGAACGGGGTCAAGGTCCACATGTGA
- a CDS encoding enoyl-ACP reductase — MGLLSGKRALVLGIANERSLAHAIARKLADEGATLALTYQGEALEERVRGLAEPLRAALVLPCDVGKDEDIDRLFGVVGKEFGGLDILVHAIAFAGREALTGPYYGVTRAAFAQAMDVSVYSFTALARGAAPFMTQGGALLTLTYYGSEKVVRNYNVMGVAKAALEASVRYLAADLGAQGVRVNAISAGPVKTLSAKGVRDFNSVLSVVGEKAPLRRNIDAMEVGSAALFLLSDLAAGITGEILYVDAGYNIIGM, encoded by the coding sequence ATGGGTTTGTTGAGCGGCAAGCGCGCCCTCGTTCTCGGCATCGCCAACGAGCGCAGCCTCGCCCACGCCATCGCCCGGAAGCTCGCGGACGAAGGAGCCACCCTGGCTCTCACCTATCAAGGCGAGGCGCTGGAGGAGCGTGTCCGGGGCTTGGCCGAGCCGCTGCGGGCGGCGCTGGTTCTTCCCTGCGATGTCGGCAAGGACGAGGACATCGACCGGCTCTTCGGCGTGGTGGGGAAGGAATTCGGCGGCCTCGACATCCTGGTGCACGCCATCGCCTTCGCTGGGCGGGAGGCGCTCACTGGGCCGTATTACGGAGTGACCCGGGCTGCTTTCGCCCAAGCCATGGACGTGAGCGTCTATTCCTTCACGGCACTGGCGCGCGGCGCCGCGCCCTTCATGACCCAAGGCGGGGCGCTCCTCACCCTCACCTACTATGGTTCCGAGAAAGTGGTGCGGAATTACAACGTGATGGGGGTCGCCAAGGCGGCGCTGGAAGCGAGCGTCCGCTATCTGGCCGCCGATCTGGGAGCGCAGGGGGTGCGGGTGAACGCCATTTCCGCCGGCCCGGTGAAGACGCTCTCGGCCAAGGGCGTGCGGGACTTCAACAGCGTGCTCAGCGTCGTGGGGGAGAAGGCGCCCTTGCGCCGCAACATCGACGCCATGGAAGTGGGGAGCGCGGCGCTCTTCCTGCTTTCCGATCTCGCCGCTGGAATCACCGGCGAGATCCTGTACGTGGACGCGGGCTACAACATCATCGGCATGTGA
- a CDS encoding tetratricopeptide repeat protein: MRTEDLTSTAPSRQTGLGRQRREAAGLHGPARRRAAVLCALLGLALALAGWPEFFWGLLKNGHPGVVVQVPTLPADLLLRTAQAAYAQGRLEESARLYGLLLTQHPEHPLAENALAVRVQTLIALGHVEEAQNSLLELRVRSPRSDALSEALLEMACEQMRRGELEQALSAYTDVVAFTTQAEVARPRPESGPATFRLRRAQYNEKTRIIAHRTEMERIARFDLAVCHDLAGNHAEALRAYERFVRRFPTDARAPEAWFRMGVVARTLGRLEDAVQDFTHVWEAEKAVAAYRAASVYQAGLCLEALQRGDEARSTYARAKSLEPRGDACRLAALHRLALLLRDDEPLQALEIYRDLAEHSADAVERALAQQNFIDLQTESAVAAAH; the protein is encoded by the coding sequence ATGAGAACGGAAGACCTGACATCCACTGCACCGTCCCGTCAGACAGGACTCGGACGGCAACGACGGGAAGCCGCGGGACTGCATGGCCCCGCGCGCCGGCGGGCCGCCGTCCTCTGCGCCCTCTTGGGTCTGGCATTGGCACTCGCTGGGTGGCCCGAGTTCTTCTGGGGACTCTTGAAGAACGGCCATCCGGGTGTCGTCGTCCAGGTCCCGACACTGCCCGCGGATCTCCTGCTCCGCACCGCGCAAGCGGCGTACGCACAGGGGCGTCTCGAGGAATCGGCGCGTTTGTACGGGCTGCTTCTCACCCAACACCCCGAGCATCCGCTGGCGGAAAACGCACTAGCGGTGCGGGTCCAGACGCTCATCGCTCTGGGGCACGTCGAGGAAGCACAGAACTCTTTGCTGGAGCTGCGGGTGCGCAGCCCGCGCAGCGATGCCCTCTCGGAGGCACTGCTCGAGATGGCCTGCGAGCAGATGCGCCGCGGCGAGCTAGAGCAGGCGCTCAGTGCCTACACCGACGTCGTCGCCTTCACCACCCAGGCGGAGGTGGCGCGCCCGCGGCCGGAGAGCGGCCCGGCGACCTTCAGGCTGCGCCGGGCGCAGTACAACGAGAAGACCCGGATCATCGCCCACCGCACCGAGATGGAGCGTATTGCCCGCTTCGACCTGGCGGTGTGTCACGATCTGGCGGGGAACCATGCCGAGGCGTTGCGTGCTTACGAGCGCTTCGTCCGTCGCTTCCCCACCGACGCGCGCGCTCCCGAAGCCTGGTTCCGCATGGGCGTCGTGGCGCGCACCCTCGGCCGGCTCGAGGACGCGGTGCAGGACTTCACCCACGTCTGGGAAGCGGAGAAGGCCGTGGCAGCCTACCGCGCCGCCAGCGTCTATCAGGCCGGCCTCTGCCTCGAGGCGCTGCAGCGCGGCGACGAGGCACGGAGCACGTATGCGCGCGCCAAGAGCTTGGAGCCGCGCGGCGATGCCTGCCGTTTGGCGGCCCTGCACCGCCTGGCGCTGCTGCTGCGGGACGACGAGCCCTTGCAGGCTCTGGAGATCTATCGCGATCTGGCCGAGCACAGCGCCGACGCCGTCGAGCGCGCCCTGGCGCAGCAGAACTTCATCGATCTGCAAACCGAATCCGCCGTCGCCGCCGCGCACTGA
- the aceB gene encoding malate synthase A: MLPPAPSGGSIELQHQPTPAQSEILTPAALDFVARLHRRFEPRRQELLQARHLTQLRLDDGWRPAFLPDTARLRASGWRVPPAPLDLVDRRVEITGPADRKMIINALNSGADVFMADFEDSLSPTWSNVVDGQIHLRDAVRGTIEHVDPQTGKRYALGDKTATLVVRPRGWHLPERHLLVDGTPVAGALFDFGLFFFHNAAALAERGTGAYFYLPKLENHLEARLWNDVFAAAQFDLGLPRGTIRATVLIETILAAFEMDEILWELGPHATGLNCGRWDYIFSFIKKFRNDPESVLPDRDQIGMTRHFLRSYSQLLIETCHRRGAHAMGGMAAQIPIKDDAARNEAALAKVRADKEREAQDGHDGTWVAHPGLVGLAHGVFASLVPGPHQLERRLNDLHLTAEDLLQVPTGTITEAGLRHNIDVGILYLEAWLRGSGCVPLYDLMEDAATAEICRAQLWQWLRHGALLADGRRIDTSLVSRTLHASLEHLRRRRGDGGRLDAAADLFEDMILQEHFAEFLTLPAYEQLTATTVAKE; encoded by the coding sequence ATGCTGCCGCCTGCGCCATCCGGGGGAAGCATCGAACTCCAGCACCAGCCCACGCCCGCCCAGAGCGAGATTCTGACCCCGGCGGCGCTCGACTTCGTCGCCCGTCTCCACCGGCGCTTCGAACCGCGCCGGCAGGAGCTGCTGCAGGCGCGCCATCTCACCCAACTGCGCCTCGATGACGGCTGGCGGCCGGCCTTCCTCCCCGACACGGCGCGCCTCCGCGCCAGTGGCTGGCGGGTGCCGCCGGCACCGCTGGACCTCGTCGATCGGCGCGTCGAGATCACCGGTCCGGCGGACCGCAAGATGATCATCAACGCGCTCAACTCCGGCGCCGACGTCTTCATGGCGGACTTCGAGGATTCTCTGAGCCCCACCTGGTCCAACGTCGTGGACGGGCAAATCCACCTGCGCGACGCTGTGCGGGGCACGATCGAGCACGTGGACCCGCAAACGGGCAAGCGCTACGCCCTCGGCGACAAGACCGCGACCCTGGTGGTGCGGCCCCGGGGTTGGCACCTGCCGGAGCGACACCTGCTCGTGGACGGCACTCCCGTGGCGGGGGCTCTGTTCGACTTCGGCCTCTTCTTCTTCCACAACGCCGCGGCACTGGCGGAGCGCGGCACCGGGGCCTACTTCTATCTGCCCAAGCTCGAGAACCATCTCGAGGCCCGGTTGTGGAACGACGTCTTCGCTGCCGCCCAGTTCGACCTCGGCCTTCCTCGCGGCACGATCCGCGCCACGGTCCTGATCGAAACCATCCTAGCGGCATTCGAGATGGACGAGATCCTCTGGGAATTGGGGCCCCACGCGACCGGGCTCAACTGCGGCCGCTGGGATTACATCTTCAGCTTCATCAAGAAGTTCCGCAACGACCCCGAGTCCGTGCTGCCCGATCGTGACCAGATCGGCATGACCCGGCACTTCCTGCGTTCGTACAGTCAGCTGCTCATCGAGACCTGCCATCGCCGCGGGGCCCATGCGATGGGCGGGATGGCGGCACAGATCCCCATCAAGGACGATGCCGCGCGCAACGAGGCCGCTCTCGCCAAGGTGCGGGCCGACAAGGAACGCGAAGCCCAGGACGGCCACGACGGCACCTGGGTGGCGCATCCGGGACTCGTCGGGCTGGCGCACGGCGTCTTCGCTTCTCTCGTGCCGGGGCCGCACCAGCTCGAGCGGCGGCTCAACGATCTCCACCTCACTGCGGAGGACCTGCTGCAGGTACCGACCGGGACGATCACCGAAGCGGGCCTGCGCCACAACATCGACGTGGGCATCCTCTACCTCGAAGCCTGGCTGCGCGGTTCCGGCTGCGTGCCGCTCTACGACTTGATGGAAGACGCCGCCACGGCGGAGATCTGCCGCGCCCAGCTCTGGCAGTGGCTCCGCCACGGCGCCCTTCTTGCCGACGGCAGGCGTATCGATACGAGCCTCGTCAGCCGCACCTTGCACGCCTCGCTGGAGCACCTGCGGCGCCGGCGCGGGGACGGCGGCCGTCTCGACGCCGCTGCCGATCTGTTCGAAGACATGATCCTGCAAGAACACTTCGCCGAGTTCCTCACCCTGCCCGCTTACGAACAGCTGACCGCGACCACCGTCGCGAAGGAGTGA
- the aceA gene encoding isocitrate lyase, translating into MSDLWSKQRWHGIARNYAPGDVERLRGSLRIEYTLADRGARKLWQLLHNHSFVPALGALSGNQAMQMVRAGLEAIYVSGWQVAADANNAGQMYPDQSLYPADSVPELVRRINAVLQRADQIQHMEGSGDIDWFVPIVADAEAGFGGPLNAFELMKAMIAAGAAAVHFEDQLAAEKKCGHLGGKVLVPASAFLRTLTAARLAADVLDVPTLLVARTDAHSAMLLTSDVDPLDSRFLTGQRTPEGFFRIRGGLECAIDRALAYAPYADVLWCETSTPDLGEAREFAAAVHAAFPGKLLAYNCSPSFNWSTKLDASQIGRFQEELGGLGYRFQFITLAGFHNLNFHMFDLARQYKRLGMTAYAALQQAEFAAEHQGYTAVRHQREVGTSYFDAVTNVIASGRSSTTAMHGSTEEGQFKTGTD; encoded by the coding sequence ATGTCGGATCTGTGGAGCAAACAACGCTGGCATGGCATCGCGCGCAACTACGCCCCCGGCGACGTGGAACGCCTGCGTGGCTCGCTGCGCATCGAGTACACCCTCGCCGACCGGGGTGCCCGCAAGCTCTGGCAGTTGCTGCACAATCACTCGTTCGTTCCCGCCCTCGGCGCGCTCTCCGGGAACCAGGCGATGCAGATGGTGCGGGCCGGCCTGGAGGCCATCTACGTCAGCGGCTGGCAAGTGGCTGCGGACGCCAACAACGCCGGGCAAATGTACCCCGACCAGAGCCTCTATCCGGCCGACAGCGTTCCCGAGCTGGTGCGCCGCATCAACGCCGTCCTGCAGCGGGCCGATCAGATCCAGCACATGGAGGGCAGCGGCGACATCGATTGGTTCGTCCCCATCGTCGCCGATGCGGAGGCCGGTTTCGGCGGCCCGCTCAACGCCTTCGAGCTCATGAAGGCGATGATCGCCGCCGGCGCCGCGGCGGTGCACTTCGAGGACCAGCTGGCGGCGGAGAAGAAGTGCGGCCACCTGGGCGGCAAGGTGCTGGTGCCGGCGTCGGCCTTCCTACGCACCCTCACGGCGGCCCGTCTCGCGGCCGACGTGCTCGACGTGCCCACGCTGCTCGTCGCCCGCACCGACGCGCACAGCGCCATGCTCCTCACCAGCGACGTGGATCCCCTGGATTCCCGCTTCCTCACCGGGCAGCGCACGCCCGAGGGCTTCTTCCGCATCCGCGGCGGCCTCGAGTGCGCCATCGATCGGGCCCTGGCCTACGCTCCCTACGCCGACGTCTTGTGGTGCGAGACCTCGACCCCGGACCTGGGAGAAGCGCGGGAGTTCGCCGCCGCGGTGCACGCCGCCTTCCCGGGGAAGCTCTTGGCCTACAACTGCTCGCCCTCCTTCAACTGGTCGACGAAGCTCGATGCTTCCCAGATCGGCCGCTTCCAGGAAGAGCTGGGCGGTCTCGGCTACCGCTTCCAGTTCATCACTTTGGCCGGCTTCCACAATCTCAACTTCCACATGTTCGACCTGGCCCGGCAGTACAAGCGGCTGGGCATGACGGCCTACGCGGCGCTGCAGCAGGCGGAGTTCGCTGCCGAACACCAGGGCTACACCGCCGTGCGCCACCAGCGCGAGGTGGGAACGAGCTACTTCGATGCGGTGACGAACGTGATCGCCAGCGGCCGTTCGTCGACCACGGCGATGCATGGCTCCACCGAAGAAGGCCAGTTCAAGACCGGCACGGACTGA
- a CDS encoding ATP-dependent Clp protease adaptor ClpS encodes MSKETLTRPETSSSPRALPAHEPLVHVVLLDDDEHTYEYVVRMLCTLFSYSVREAFAMAREVDTTGRVVVATTHRERAELKCEQIAGFGPDPLVATSHGSMRARIEPCA; translated from the coding sequence ATGAGCAAGGAAACGCTGACGCGGCCGGAAACCTCGTCGTCCCCGCGGGCGCTGCCAGCGCACGAGCCTCTCGTGCACGTCGTGCTCTTGGACGACGACGAGCACACCTACGAGTACGTCGTCCGCATGCTCTGCACGCTTTTCTCCTACTCGGTGCGCGAAGCCTTCGCCATGGCCCGCGAGGTGGACACGACGGGCCGCGTCGTGGTGGCGACGACGCATCGCGAGCGGGCCGAGCTCAAGTGCGAGCAGATCGCCGGCTTCGGGCCGGATCCCCTCGTCGCCACCTCGCACGGTTCCATGCGCGCTCGCATCGAACCCTGCGCCTGA